The Poseidonibacter lekithochrous region ATCATTTCTAGAGTTTTTTGTTGATATTAAATGTCTAATATCACTTTTTAAAGCAATACCATAAAATGGAATATCATATCTTAAACCAAGACCCCAGTTGAAAAATGGAGAATCTTCATTTTTACCCGCTTCACTTGATACATCTTGATGTCCAATACCAAGTATTCCGTAAGCACCCCATCTTTGTGAGATTGAATATTTTTTAATTGCATTTAAAAATAATCTATTTAAATTAGTGTTTCCACCATTTTTATATTCAACACTTTGGCTTCTCATAAATCCTAATTCAATTTGGTCGATAATTTTTCCATCTAAATTTTTAGAAAGAGATATTCCGCCATTAAAATAATGATCATCTTCTAAACCAATTTTACTATCACTTAAAATTCCTGCTGCAAAAGGTGTTACTTCATAACTATATTGAAGACTTGGATTGCTTGCTGCGAAGATTACAGATGAAGCTAATATTGAAGTTAATAGAATTTTTTTCATCATTTTTTCCTTAGTTAAATAATTTCTAATATTATAACTAAAAATCAAATTTTTTTTCTAAAAGTAAGTTTAATTCTAATTTTTTGTATTTTATATTTGAGAGGAAGAGAAGATTAGGTAATAAATACCTAATCTTTAATCATTAAGTTGATTATTTATCAATTACTGCATGAACTCTTCTGTTTTGAGCTTTTCCTTCTACTGTATCATTTGTTGCAATTGGTCTTGTTTCACCATATCCAACTGATTTTAATCTTGAAGGATCAACATCTAAATCTTTTAAAGCTTGTACCGTTGAAGCGGCTCTTCTTTCTGATAGTTTTTGATTGTATGCATGTGATGCAACTGAATCTGTATGTGCTTCAATAGTTGCTCTTAATTTAGTATTACTTTTCATAACTTTTGCAAATTCAACTATTTTTGAAGTATATGAATCTTTAATTGTTGATGAATCAGTATCAAAATTAATATTTAGATTAACTAATGTTATACATCCAACTTTATCAACTTGTGCACCTGACATTGTGTCTGGACAATCATCTTTTGCATCTATAACTCCATCGTTATCAGAGTCTTTAGGTGGCATAATAGGAGCTGCTTTTTTCATTGGAACTACAATAGGAGCTTTAGCAATTTTCCCAAAAGGAATTGCAACACCAAAGTTGTATAGTAATGTGTTGTCTCCATGATCTGCTTCAATAATATGTCTTAAATCAAATTTTAAAGCTATATCGTCAGAAAATGCAAGTCTAACACCAGCACCATAGTTCCCAAATCCACCGCTATCATTTCCAGCGAATTCATCATCAAAGTGCTCATATCCTAAACCAGCTAGTGCGTAAAGTGATAGGTCTGAGTTAATTGGATAGTATTTTACGATATTTGCGAAAAGTCTTGTAATAGAAGTACTTCTATTAGCATTTTCATAATTAACGTCACCAATTGATTGTAAGAAACCTAATTCGAATTGATCGAAAAATAAGTCTTTTTGGTTAAACCCTATAGCAAGTCCAGCATTAGCAAAGTGTTCTTCTAAATCAGTATTACCCTCTGTTACTGCACCTCCAACCATAGGCGTAATTTCATATTTATAATCATTACTCGCAGCTAGCATTAAGGATGCACACGCAAGTGATGTTAAGATAACCTTTTTCATTTGGAATCCTTCTTAAACATAATATGCTTAATTATAACTAAATGTTTTATTTTTTTAACAAGAGATATAGATATTAGGGGGAAAATTTAAAAAAACTTTAAGAATAAGGTTAGGTATAGAACCTAACCTTTATTTATGTATAGAATTACTTAGAGATTACTGCGTGTACTCTTCTATTTTTACTTCTATTTTCTGCTGTATCATTAGAAACTAATGGTTTACTTTCACCGTATCCAATAGCTGTTAATCTTGATTCTTCAACATTTAATGATTTTAAAGCTTCTACAGTTGAATTAGCTCTTTTTTGAGATAATTTTTTATTGTAAGC contains the following coding sequences:
- a CDS encoding OmpA family protein yields the protein MKKVILTSLACASLMLAASNDYKYEITPMVGGAVTEGNTDLEEHFANAGLAIGFNQKDLFFDQFELGFLQSIGDVNYENANRSTSITRLFANIVKYYPINSDLSLYALAGLGYEHFDDEFAGNDSGGFGNYGAGVRLAFSDDIALKFDLRHIIEADHGDNTLLYNFGVAIPFGKIAKAPIVVPMKKAAPIMPPKDSDNDGVIDAKDDCPDTMSGAQVDKVGCITLVNLNINFDTDSSTIKDSYTSKIVEFAKVMKSNTKLRATIEAHTDSVASHAYNQKLSERRAASTVQALKDLDVDPSRLKSVGYGETRPIATNDTVEGKAQNRRVHAVIDK